The following nucleotide sequence is from Thermodesulfobacteriota bacterium.
TCTTCGGCCCGCGTCCGGCGGTCGCGGCAGATGGCGCCCAGGATGCCGGAGGTGAGCCGGCAGTGCCGGCCGATCATGACGTTTTCCAGGACCGTCATGCCGGGGAACAACCGGATGGTCTGGAATGTCCGGGCCAGCCCCTTCTCGGTGATGCGGTTGGGCGCCAGGCCGTTGATCCGCTGGCTCTTTTCCCCGGGAGGGATGATGACGATGTCGCCGCCGGTGGGGGTGACGATGCCGGTGAGGCAGTCGAAGAAGGTGGTTTTGCCGGCGCCGTTGGGCCCGACCAGGGCCACGATTTCGTTCCGGCGGATTTCCAGATCGACGCCGTCCAGGGCGCGCAGTCCGCCGAAATCCATGCGCAGGCCGGAGACTTTCAGGACTGGTACGGCGGCGCTCATCCGGTTTCCCCCTTGAAGTGGTAGGTGCGCCGACGGTCCGGGAGGAGACCGCCCGGCCGGAAGATCATCATCAGTACCAGGAGGAGGCCGAACAGCAGGACGCGATACTCGGAAAAGGCCCGCAGGTATTCCGGCAGCAGGATCAGGAACAGGGCGCCGACGACCACCCCGATGATGGAACCCATGCCGCCCAGGACCACGATGCAGAGAATGAGCATGGACTCCCAGATGGTGAAGCAGGCCGGATTGATGAAGGTGGTCCGGGAGGCGAAGAGCACCCCGCCCAGCCCGGCCCAGGTGGCGCCCAGGGCGAAGGCGGCCAGCTTGATCCGGGTGGTGTCGATGCCCATGGCCTGGCAGGCGATCTCGTCCTCCCGCAGGGCCACCCAGGCCCGGCCGATCCGGGAGTGCTGGAGCCGCGTCACCACGAAGACCGTCAGGGTCACCATCAGGAGCATCAGAAAATAGAAAAAGACGGTGCTGGCTTCCAGGGACATGGAGATCCCGAACAGGGGCGGCCGGGGGATGTCGGCGATGCCGCTCGGCCCGAAGGAAAAGCCGCTCCAGTTTTCCAGCACCAGCCGGATGATTTCACCAAAAGCCAGGGTGACGATAGCCAGGTAGTCGCCCCGCAGGCGCAGCACCGGATAGCCCAGGGCGATGCCGGCCAGGGCGGCCAGCGAGGCCCCCAGGGGCAGGGCCAGCCAGAAGTTCAGGCCGTAATGTAGATGCAGCAGGGCGTAGGAGTAGGCGCCGACCGCGTAGAAGGCGACGTAGCCCAGGTTCAGGAGGCCGGCCAGGCCGACCACGATGTTCAGCCCCAGGCCCAGCATGATGTAGATCATGGCGGTGATGAGGATGTTAACCTGGTAAAGGGAGGAAAAAAACGGCAGGGCCGCCAGGCCGGCTGTCAGCAGGAGGATCCCGGCCGGGCCAAACCGCCGGAAGCGGGACAGGCGATGCCCCGGGGCGATACCGCCCGGGGTTTTCCGTCCGGCGCCGGTCTGGCGCCGCTGCCCCCGCGCCAGCATACGCCCCCAGACGATATGGAGCGCAAAGGCGGCCGCGCCCACCATCAGCATGTTCCGCCAGCGCCACTCAACGGTGTTTTCCACCGTGTTGACCCGGATGACCAGGATGGGGAAGGTCAGGAACATGAACCAGAGGCTGACCAGCAGGGCTTTGGAGAGTTCCTTCATCATTATTAATTACGCCTTTTTCGTTTCCGGCCGGCCCAGAAGACCGGACGGCCGGAAAATGAGCACCAGCACCAGGAAGACAAAGGCGAAAACGTCCTCGTAGTCGCTGGAAACGGTTCCGGCGAAAACGCTTTCCGCGCAGCCCAGCACCAGGCCGCCCAGGACCGCGCCGGGGATGCTGCCAATGCCGCCCAGAACGGCCGCCACAAAGGCTTTGATGCCGGCCAGAAAGCCGATGTAGAAATTGATCTGGCCGATGTGCGAGGCGATCAGCACGCCGCCCACGGCCGCCGTGGCCGACCCCACGATAAAGGTGACGGAGATGACCTGGTTCACGTCCACCCCGACAAGGGCGGCCATGGTTTTGTCCTGGGCCGTGGCGCGCATGGCCTTGCCCACGCGGGTGAAGCGGATCAGGAAGGTGAGCAGCACCATGATGACCGCCGTCGTCGCCAGGATCACCATTTCCGTGGAGCCGATGATGTGGGCGTAGGGTTCCCAGAAGGCGAAATCCGGGATGAGGCTGGGGAAGGGGAGGTAGTCGGACGTCTGGGCCAGCAG
It contains:
- a CDS encoding branched-chain amino acid ABC transporter permease gives rise to the protein MKELSKALLVSLWFMFLTFPILVIRVNTVENTVEWRWRNMLMVGAAAFALHIVWGRMLARGQRRQTGAGRKTPGGIAPGHRLSRFRRFGPAGILLLTAGLAALPFFSSLYQVNILITAMIYIMLGLGLNIVVGLAGLLNLGYVAFYAVGAYSYALLHLHYGLNFWLALPLGASLAALAGIALGYPVLRLRGDYLAIVTLAFGEIIRLVLENWSGFSFGPSGIADIPRPPLFGISMSLEASTVFFYFLMLLMVTLTVFVVTRLQHSRIGRAWVALREDEIACQAMGIDTTRIKLAAFALGATWAGLGGVLFASRTTFINPACFTIWESMLILCIVVLGGMGSIIGVVVGALFLILLPEYLRAFSEYRVLLFGLLLVLMMIFRPGGLLPDRRRTYHFKGETG
- a CDS encoding ABC transporter ATP-binding protein, translating into MSAAVPVLKVSGLRMDFGGLRALDGVDLEIRRNEIVALVGPNGAGKTTFFDCLTGIVTPTGGDIVIIPPGEKSQRINGLAPNRITEKGLARTFQTIRLFPGMTVLENVMIGRHCRLTSGILGAICRDRRTRAEEEKVVHDSYAVLEKIGLTAYVNEPAKNLPYGAQRRLEIARALATGPFLLLLDEPAAGMNPRETQELDELIVRLRDMENVSILLIEHDMKLVMNLSDRIYVLDYGRKIADGRPEQIRSDPKVIKAYLGEDFDA
- a CDS encoding branched-chain amino acid ABC transporter permease LivH (LivHMGF is the membrane component of the LIV-I/LS branched-chain amino acid transporter) codes for the protein MDAPYFLELFLGGLTRGSIYALIALGYTMVYGIIELINFAHGEIYMIGAFTALIAASVLNMMGVNEAAVILLAVSLAVVYACAYGFTVEKIAYKPLRRAPRLSALISAIGMSLFLQNYVLLAQTSDYLPFPSLIPDFAFWEPYAHIIGSTEMVILATTAVIMVLLTFLIRFTRVGKAMRATAQDKTMAALVGVDVNQVISVTFIVGSATAAVGGVLIASHIGQINFYIGFLAGIKAFVAAVLGGIGSIPGAVLGGLVLGCAESVFAGTVSSDYEDVFAFVFLVLVLIFRPSGLLGRPETKKA